A section of the Borrelia sp. RT5S genome encodes:
- a CDS encoding variable large family protein — MVGSVTGEEILAAILKSQAGDAEVAAGNNANDGSKVLAKGEAHG; from the coding sequence ATAGTCGGATCAGTAACAGGAGAAGAAATACTTGCTGCTATTCTTAAGAGCCAAGCAGGTGACGCTGAAGTAGCAGCTGGCAACAACGCTAACGATGGCTCCAAGGTTCTAGCTAAAGGAGAAGCCCACGGCTGA
- a CDS encoding DbpA/DbpB family decorin-binding adhesin produces the protein MSNVLKIVILVLLTSCSMLPSHLKTKVDNSSSAAKNQIDDIVKNSGFTFDNLQKATGTKGAGDDRIREVKLRVIEVGEEFLALMKDTIEELGEKGSGTQFAEIYSVILGVAESMERIGIQKAADTVRKAVDGGGPADSYEKIVSVHSAFLAKLNSVKEKQRRAETKNSSE, from the coding sequence ATGTCAAATGTGTTAAAGATAGTGATTCTTGTTTTACTGACCTCTTGTAGCATGCTTCCTAGTCACTTAAAAACAAAAGTGGACAATTCGTCTAGTGCTGCTAAGAATCAAATCGACGATATCGTAAAAAACTCTGGTTTTACTTTTGACAATCTACAAAAGGCAACGGGCACTAAGGGAGCCGGAGATGATAGGATACGAGAGGTAAAGCTGAGAGTTATTGAAGTCGGAGAGGAGTTTTTAGCTTTAATGAAAGACACTATTGAAGAGTTAGGGGAAAAAGGATCCGGGACACAGTTTGCGGAAATATACAGTGTAATCCTAGGAGTAGCGGAGTCTATGGAAAGAATTGGCATACAGAAAGCAGCTGACACAGTTAGAAAGGCTGTTGATGGAGGTGGGCCCGCTGATTCGTACGAGAAGATCGTGAGTGTTCACAGCGCATTTCTTGCCAAGCTGAATTCTGTTAAAGAGAAACAAAGACGTGCTGAGACCAAAAACTCCTCTGAATAA